CAACTTGCCCAACCATGTATCCAAGGAGTTGGTGGGACAACTCTATTTGGAAGCGTGGAAAAGCGGCTGCAAGGGCGTTACGGTATACCGGGATGGATCGCGTTCCGGAGTGCTTATCTCCAATGAGGACAGTAAAAAGGAGGAAAAAGAGGGCGATACCCTTGTCGTATTTCCCAAGAAAAGACCTCAGGTTTTGGAGGCCGATGTTGTGCGCTTCCAAAACAATAAGGATAAATGGATCGCATTTATTGGGCTTATCGAGGACAAGCCTTATGAAATCTTTACCGGTTTGGCCGATGATGAGGATGGTATCCTACTCCCGAGGTGGGCCAACAAAGGTTTGATCATTAAAAACAAGGATGAAGAGGGCAACTCCCGATATGATTTCCAATACAAAAACCGAAGGGGCTACAAAACCACTATTGAAGGCTTATCGTATAAGTTCAATCCCGAATTCTGGAACTATGCGAAACTGATTTCAGGAACCTTGAGACAGGGCATGCCCATAGAAAATGTGGTCCATTTGATCAATGGCCTTCAATTGGATAACGAGTCCATCAATACCTGGAAAAATGGAGTGGCACGTGCACTGAAACGATATGTGGCCGATGGGACGGTTGCCAAGGGACAAAAATGTAGCAACTGCCAATCCACAAACCTCATCTATCAGGAAGGCTGCCTTACCTGTAAGGACTGTGGTTCCTCTAAATGCGGATAGCGATATAAGCAACCATGCCCTCGAATAGGGAAGCCGAATACATTATATCCCGCCTTGATCTTACAAAGATGGGCGGGATCATTAATTTAAAGGATTACCGTATCCCAGGTCAATCTTCCACATAGACCAATCTAAAGCCGGTATGTTCCAAACCGGTATCCGGGGTAGAGCTCATACGTGCCGAAGCCCTATAGCCCGTACAGTAACTTTCACTACATAAAAACGACCCCCCACGAATCACTTTTTGTTGTTTGGGATTCAGGTACTTTTTGAAGTAGCCGTCCTCCCTTCGCTCCAACATTTCATAGGCATTGGGATAATAGGTGTCCAAACACCACTCCCAAACATTTCCTGCCATATCAAAAAGTCCAAAACCATTGGGTGGAAAGGAGCCGACTTTGGCCGTTTTTTCAAACCGGTCCTCCAACAGATTTTCCACTGGAAAATCACCTTGGTGAAAATTGGCATTTTGTATGGCTTGGGCAAAATCATCACCCCAAAAATATTTGGTTCCCCGGGTTCCCCCACGGGCGGCATATTCCCATTCCGCTTCCGTTGGCAATCGCTTACCTACCCAATGGGCATAGGCCATGGCATCATACCAGGCTAACTGTACCACGGGATGGTTTTC
The sequence above is a segment of the Muricauda sp. SCSIO 64092 genome. Coding sequences within it:
- a CDS encoding formylglycine-generating enzyme family protein encodes the protein MKHITKRPILFLFLFFGLMGCKKASKATETQTAPIVEEQMSAHEAYLLEISRMPRKQDIDLTQDMIQIKGGTFMMGGVSNQARRDEFPRHSEAVGSFWMDRTEVTNAQFKEFVDATGYVTIAEKEAIIEGQRYDPGALVFDGSNPQMWWKFQKGANWKQPYGPGSSIAGKENHPVVQLAWYDAMAYAHWVGKRLPTEAEWEYAARGGTRGTKYFWGDDFAQAIQNANFHQGDFPVENLLEDRFEKTAKVGSFPPNGFGLFDMAGNVWEWCLDTYYPNAYEMLERREDGYFKKYLNPKQQKVIRGGSFLCSESYCTGYRASARMSSTPDTGLEHTGFRLVYVED